A genomic window from Caldicellulosiruptor kronotskyensis 2002 includes:
- a CDS encoding NAD(P)-dependent oxidoreductase has translation MFKSGEENILEVDSGFENLMHIGLVANNIKVGVIGAGKASFIKTKTFLKAGCEVEVLSPRFDIGFRELKSGYLKLKRGKFRKSFLKDKHIVVIGVSNRKLEKRIIWHCKRLNKLYLVCSDYNLGNLRLGAQERSDEFVFSLSINRGNPKLSKYLTQKVLNFLQSFTMFCKWATDLREKLKHHPQKDQILEFVCSDDFYYFFKKGYANKIIELFYEDVLNFEVTR, from the coding sequence TTGTTCAAATCTGGTGAGGAGAATATTCTTGAAGTAGATTCAGGCTTTGAAAATCTTATGCATATTGGACTTGTAGCAAATAACATTAAGGTGGGGGTTATAGGTGCAGGAAAAGCTTCTTTTATAAAAACCAAAACATTTCTAAAAGCTGGCTGCGAGGTTGAAGTTTTGTCGCCAAGGTTTGATATAGGCTTCAGAGAGTTGAAAAGTGGATATCTAAAACTCAAAAGAGGGAAATTTCGCAAAAGTTTTTTAAAGGATAAGCACATAGTTGTAATTGGGGTGTCAAACAGAAAGCTTGAAAAAAGAATTATCTGGCACTGCAAAAGACTAAATAAACTATATCTGGTGTGTTCAGATTATAATCTTGGAAACTTGAGACTTGGTGCCCAAGAAAGAAGTGATGAATTTGTTTTTAGCTTGTCAATAAATAGGGGAAATCCGAAACTTTCGAAATATCTTACACAGAAAGTTCTCAATTTTCTTCAAAGTTTTACCATGTTCTGCAAATGGGCAACTGATTTGAGAGAAAAATTAAAGCATCATCCACAAAAAGACCAGATATTAGAATTTGTCTGTTCTGATGACTTTTATTATTTTTTCAAAAAAGGGTATGCAAATAAGATTATAGAATTGTTTTACGAAGATGTTTTAAATTTTGAGGTGACAAGATGA
- the hemA gene encoding glutamyl-tRNA reductase, with amino-acid sequence MLWVVGINHKVEVDIRQKFSLIKTKLQEKLISLKKLANEVIILNTCNRTEIYFFSEEYVDIEKIFTELDWDKRYVHLFYIYKDKDCIKHLFEVVCGFDSLLIGEDQIVAQVKEAKEISKLVGGKNPVLERLFEVALKCSKEFRTKARLNEHPITIASVVGKVLKESNIRKIAIIGLGNIGILFCNYFKNSDVDKVFLIGRKNEKIDQFVKLNPEKFRYYDKKEAILEAQCLICSTSAPHSVVHKDDIPEGKNLLIFDLAVPRDVDVEVYELPNVKVIDIDQVHKMDTINKELRISKMQENHHIIDKYVAEFIDWLEFRQYKSLIEDMKKHAELLCKMQVKKLKDFNNEEREKIEELLLRIANLYIDRAVEVLKEAHKEGSGEICSNLVRRIFLK; translated from the coding sequence GTGTTATGGGTCGTTGGAATCAATCACAAAGTAGAAGTTGATATCAGACAAAAATTCTCTTTGATAAAAACCAAGTTGCAAGAAAAGCTAATTAGCTTAAAAAAATTAGCAAATGAAGTCATAATTCTCAATACCTGCAACAGAACAGAAATCTACTTCTTTTCAGAAGAGTATGTCGACATAGAAAAAATATTCACTGAACTTGACTGGGATAAAAGATATGTGCATTTATTTTATATTTACAAAGACAAAGATTGCATAAAACACCTATTTGAGGTTGTATGTGGCTTTGATTCTCTTTTAATTGGTGAAGATCAAATCGTTGCTCAGGTAAAAGAAGCAAAAGAGATTTCAAAGCTGGTGGGCGGTAAAAATCCAGTCCTTGAAAGGCTTTTTGAAGTTGCCTTAAAATGTTCAAAGGAATTTCGAACAAAAGCAAGGTTAAACGAGCATCCCATCACCATCGCATCAGTTGTTGGAAAGGTTTTGAAAGAATCAAATATCAGAAAAATTGCTATCATTGGACTGGGAAATATTGGAATTTTATTTTGCAACTACTTTAAAAATTCAGATGTCGACAAAGTGTTTTTGATAGGACGAAAAAATGAAAAAATTGACCAATTCGTTAAGCTAAATCCTGAAAAGTTTAGGTATTATGATAAAAAGGAGGCAATCTTAGAAGCCCAATGTCTAATATGTTCAACATCTGCTCCACATTCAGTTGTCCACAAAGATGATATACCAGAGGGAAAAAATCTGCTCATATTTGACCTTGCTGTGCCAAGAGATGTGGATGTTGAGGTGTATGAACTTCCGAACGTTAAAGTGATTGATATTGACCAAGTCCATAAGATGGATACCATTAACAAAGAACTTAGAATTTCAAAGATGCAAGAGAATCACCATATAATTGACAAATATGTTGCTGAATTTATTGATTGGCTTGAGTTTAGGCAATATAAAAGCTTGATTGAGGATATGAAAAAACATGCAGAGCTGCTGTGTAAAATGCAAGTGAAGAAGCTAAAGGATTTTAACAACGAAGAGAGAGAAAAAATTGAAGAACTTTTGCTAAGGATTGCAAATTTATATATTGATAGGGCAGTTGAAGTTTTGAAAGAGGCACACAAAGAAGGAAGTGGTGAAATTTGTTCAAATCTGGTGAGGAGAATATTCTTGAAGTAG
- a CDS encoding sulfate adenylyltransferase subunit 1, with protein sequence MTARELLKIVVVGHVDHGKSTIIGRLLYDTKSVPETAIERVKRISKEKGRPFEYAYLLDALEEEQKQGITIDTTQIKFSTPKRDYLIIDAPGHKEFLKNMVSGAANAEAALLVIDAAEGVQEQSKRHAYILSLLGIQKVYVVVNKMDMIDFSEEKFKEIKYEISTFLNKLNVYPQKYIPVSGFLGDNITRKSDKMPWYKGETLLQALDLFEKDKELEDRLLRFPIQDVYKFDHRRIIAGRLESGRLKVGDEIKILPEGKVSKVKSIEFWPENNKKDEVVAGMSIGITIEDEFFNKRGEVIVRKNDNTLYVSDTFRANLFWLGKRNLEKNKTYKLKLVTQETECEIVSIDKVIDATTLETVENALEVRTNDVAEVTIKTKEKICFDEFKVNPTTGRFVLVDEYDVSGGGIISGLANLKEEATKFVKDDKEMIVHCFDEYYYSLSEGLIRKHPKYKRTFKVGDAVPIEGETYSYPESFDVIDINCKLVAKIRKGQLSDLVNIDQYIYSELPIITADGFYLKVNSIDEFEDFKNELVQLQKNDNFLLAMFANKWYDISANRSFKFTV encoded by the coding sequence ATGACAGCAAGAGAATTGCTCAAGATTGTAGTAGTAGGTCATGTTGACCATGGTAAATCAACAATAATTGGAAGACTTTTGTATGATACTAAATCTGTCCCAGAGACTGCAATAGAAAGAGTAAAGAGAATAAGCAAAGAAAAGGGCAGACCTTTTGAATATGCTTATCTTTTAGATGCGTTAGAAGAAGAACAAAAACAAGGAATTACAATTGATACAACCCAGATAAAATTTTCAACACCAAAAAGAGACTATTTAATTATAGATGCTCCGGGGCACAAGGAATTTCTCAAAAACATGGTTTCAGGTGCTGCAAATGCAGAGGCAGCACTTCTTGTTATTGACGCTGCTGAAGGTGTACAGGAACAGTCAAAAAGACATGCATATATTCTATCACTTTTGGGAATACAAAAAGTGTATGTTGTAGTCAATAAAATGGACATGATAGACTTTTCGGAAGAAAAGTTCAAAGAAATCAAATACGAAATCTCAACCTTTTTGAACAAGCTCAACGTATATCCTCAAAAGTACATTCCAGTATCAGGTTTTTTAGGAGATAACATAACAAGAAAGTCTGATAAAATGCCATGGTACAAGGGTGAGACTCTACTTCAGGCTTTGGACCTTTTTGAGAAAGACAAAGAATTGGAAGATAGACTCTTAAGATTTCCTATACAGGATGTGTATAAATTTGACCACAGGAGGATAATTGCTGGCAGACTTGAATCTGGAAGGCTAAAAGTGGGAGATGAAATAAAAATCCTGCCAGAAGGAAAGGTTAGTAAAGTCAAATCGATTGAATTTTGGCCAGAAAATAATAAAAAGGATGAAGTAGTAGCAGGAATGTCTATTGGAATTACTATTGAAGATGAGTTCTTTAACAAAAGAGGAGAAGTTATTGTTCGCAAAAACGATAATACTTTATATGTTTCAGATACATTCAGAGCAAATTTGTTTTGGCTTGGAAAAAGAAATCTTGAGAAGAATAAAACATATAAACTAAAGCTTGTTACACAAGAGACAGAATGTGAAATTGTTTCTATAGACAAAGTTATAGATGCGACAACTCTTGAGACAGTAGAAAATGCTCTTGAGGTTCGAACAAACGATGTTGCAGAAGTGACTATAAAAACTAAGGAAAAGATTTGCTTTGATGAATTTAAAGTAAATCCTACAACAGGTAGGTTTGTTTTAGTAGACGAGTATGATGTCTCTGGCGGTGGCATCATATCAGGCTTAGCTAACCTAAAAGAAGAGGCAACTAAATTTGTAAAAGATGACAAAGAGATGATAGTTCATTGCTTTGATGAATATTATTATTCATTGTCTGAAGGTCTTATTAGAAAACATCCTAAGTACAAAAGAACATTTAAAGTAGGAGATGCTGTTCCTATTGAGGGTGAAACTTATTCTTACCCTGAAAGTTTTGATGTCATTGATATAAATTGTAAACTTGTTGCAAAAATTAGAAAAGGCCAATTAAGCGACTTAGTAAATATTGATCAGTATATTTACAGTGAACTTCCAATAATAACAGCAGATGGATTTTACTTGAAAGTGAACTCAATTGATGAATTTGAGGATTTTAAGAATGAATTAGTTCAATTACAAAAGAACGATAACTTTCTTTTAGCCATGTTTGCTAACAAGTGGTACGATATATCTGCAAATAGAAGTTTCAAATTTACAGTCTGA
- the cysD gene encoding sulfate adenylyltransferase subunit CysD, with amino-acid sequence MDHLDRLEAESIYILREAYSKFSKIAMLWSIGKDSTVLLWLTKKAFFGHCPFPLIHIDTTYKIPEMIKYRDKLAKEYNLDLIVHINEEALKQGMGPEKGRLVCCKALKTDALQQVINKYKFEALILGIRRDEEGSRSKERFFSLRNEDSEWDYTNQPPEFWNQFNTDFPKGSHVRVHPLLSWTEIDIWMYIKRENIPVIDLYFAKNGKRYRSLGCAPCTFPVESNATTIDEIIEELKNTKVNERAGRAQDQEDAYAMQKLRKEGYM; translated from the coding sequence ATGGATCACTTAGATAGATTGGAAGCAGAAAGCATATACATTTTGAGAGAGGCTTATAGCAAATTTAGCAAGATAGCAATGCTCTGGTCAATAGGAAAAGATTCGACAGTGCTTTTGTGGCTCACTAAAAAAGCGTTTTTCGGACATTGCCCATTCCCACTGATTCATATAGATACAACCTACAAAATTCCGGAAATGATAAAGTACAGAGATAAATTGGCTAAAGAATACAACCTTGATTTAATTGTCCACATAAATGAAGAAGCACTAAAACAAGGGATGGGTCCTGAAAAGGGAAGGCTTGTTTGCTGCAAAGCACTAAAGACAGATGCGCTTCAGCAGGTGATTAATAAATACAAGTTTGAAGCTTTGATACTTGGCATCAGAAGGGATGAAGAGGGTTCAAGGTCTAAAGAGAGGTTCTTCAGTCTTAGAAATGAGGATTCTGAATGGGACTATACAAATCAACCACCTGAGTTTTGGAACCAGTTTAATACAGATTTTCCTAAAGGAAGCCATGTAAGAGTTCATCCTTTGCTTAGCTGGACAGAAATTGATATTTGGATGTACATCAAACGTGAAAACATCCCAGTTATTGATTTGTACTTTGCCAAAAATGGGAAAAGATACAGAAGCCTTGGTTGTGCACCGTGCACATTCCCTGTTGAGTCAAATGCAACAACAATTGATGAGATAATTGAAGAGCTAAAAAACACCAAGGTAAACGAAAGAGCAGGACGAGCTCAAGACCAAGAAGATGCGTATGCAATGCAAAAACTGAGAAAAGAAGGATACATGTAA
- a CDS encoding 4Fe-4S dicluster domain-containing protein, with the protein MSIRIDRQRCIGCGKCAEICPGNLIVIDEDKKAFIRDPRDCWGCAACVKECKFSAIRYFLGAEIGGNGTTMYVEKENDEIMYWYFEKPSGEKEMIVQNLKDNTTY; encoded by the coding sequence ATGAGCATAAGGATTGACAGACAAAGATGTATTGGATGTGGAAAATGTGCTGAAATTTGTCCAGGCAATTTAATTGTGATAGATGAAGATAAGAAAGCATTTATCAGAGACCCGCGTGATTGCTGGGGCTGTGCTGCGTGTGTAAAAGAGTGTAAATTTTCTGCAATCAGATATTTTTTAGGTGCAGAAATTGGGGGAAATGGAACAACTATGTATGTAGAAAAAGAAAATGATGAGATTATGTACTGGTACTTTGAAAAACCCAGCGGCGAAAAAGAAATGATTGTACAGAATCTCAAAGATAACACCACATATTAG
- a CDS encoding adenylyl-sulfate reductase subunit alpha, which yields MNFEVKMLKTDILIIGGGTAGCFAAIAIAEKAPNVSVLIAEKANIKRSGCLAAGVNALNAYITEGETPETYLQYVKEDYENIVREDLVYTMALRLNEVTKKIEDMGLVILKDSNGKYLARGKRNIKINGENIKPILAKAVESKSNIKVLNHVNIIDYIVKDSKVIGAYGFSINSNVFYIIIAKAVICATGGAAGLYRPNNPGFSRHKMWYPPFNVGSGYAMGIRAGCEMTSYEVRFIALRCKDTLAPTGTIVQEVKAEFINSKGEYYEKRYGRPTTYNRVFSTVEEMKAGRGPCYLKTVGISKEDEQKLIKAYLHMAPSQTLKWINSGKGPSVENVEIEGSEPYIVGGHSASGYWVDTERQTTLRGLFAAGDVVGGCPHKYVTGCFAEAEIAANSALKYIKDKEFETLDISSIEQTLYEVHRFFTNTSPLYTTEELEEAMQKVMDVYAGGISAGYAYNLKGLQIAKERIEELFTLAQRLRAEDTYQLMKIYELIDRLYVCKVLLHHLEARKETRWRAFQEFVDYPYKDDENFLKYVNSRFEDGQVKIIFRSLVKKDEVYEHKD from the coding sequence ATGAACTTTGAAGTGAAGATGCTAAAAACTGACATACTCATAATTGGTGGTGGAACAGCTGGGTGTTTTGCTGCCATAGCAATTGCTGAAAAAGCGCCAAACGTGAGTGTTTTAATTGCAGAAAAGGCAAACATTAAGCGAAGCGGATGCCTTGCTGCAGGTGTCAATGCTCTGAATGCCTATATCACAGAAGGAGAAACTCCAGAGACGTACTTGCAGTATGTCAAGGAGGATTACGAAAATATCGTAAGAGAAGATTTGGTATACACTATGGCCTTAAGATTAAATGAGGTTACAAAGAAGATTGAAGATATGGGGCTTGTCATCTTAAAAGATTCAAATGGAAAATATTTAGCAAGAGGTAAAAGAAACATAAAAATAAATGGCGAAAATATAAAACCAATTTTAGCAAAAGCAGTTGAGAGTAAAAGTAATATCAAAGTGCTAAATCATGTAAATATCATTGATTACATCGTCAAAGACAGTAAAGTAATAGGGGCATATGGATTCTCTATAAATAGCAATGTTTTCTACATTATCATCGCCAAAGCAGTGATCTGTGCAACAGGTGGTGCTGCAGGGCTCTACAGGCCTAACAACCCTGGATTTTCAAGACACAAGATGTGGTATCCACCTTTTAATGTAGGTTCAGGATATGCAATGGGAATCAGAGCAGGTTGCGAGATGACAAGTTACGAAGTTAGATTTATAGCTCTTCGCTGTAAGGATACTTTAGCGCCAACAGGAACAATAGTTCAAGAGGTAAAAGCTGAGTTTATCAATTCAAAAGGTGAGTACTATGAAAAAAGATATGGAAGACCTACCACATACAACAGAGTATTTTCAACGGTTGAGGAAATGAAAGCAGGCCGAGGTCCGTGTTATTTAAAAACAGTAGGGATTTCAAAAGAGGACGAACAGAAGCTAATAAAAGCATATCTTCACATGGCACCATCACAGACACTTAAGTGGATCAACAGTGGCAAAGGGCCGTCGGTTGAGAATGTCGAAATTGAAGGCTCAGAACCATACATCGTTGGTGGTCATTCAGCAAGTGGTTATTGGGTAGATACAGAAAGACAAACAACTTTGAGAGGCTTATTTGCAGCAGGGGATGTTGTTGGAGGATGTCCTCACAAGTATGTCACAGGCTGCTTCGCAGAGGCTGAAATAGCTGCAAATTCTGCGCTAAAGTATATAAAAGACAAAGAGTTTGAAACCTTAGATATATCCTCAATAGAACAAACACTCTATGAGGTTCACAGATTTTTTACAAATACTTCTCCTTTGTACACCACAGAAGAATTAGAAGAAGCTATGCAAAAAGTAATGGATGTTTATGCTGGTGGGATTTCGGCAGGTTATGCGTACAATCTAAAAGGGTTACAAATTGCCAAAGAAAGAATAGAAGAACTTTTTACACTTGCCCAAAGATTAAGAGCCGAAGATACTTACCAGCTTATGAAAATTTATGAGCTTATTGATAGACTCTATGTTTGCAAAGTTTTGCTACATCATTTAGAAGCAAGGAAAGAAACAAGATGGAGAGCATTCCAAGAATTTGTTGATTATCCTTATAAGGACGATGAGAACTTTTTGAAGTATGTGAATTCCCGATTTGAAGATGGCCAAGTCAAGATAATCTTTAGAAGCTTAGTAAAAAAGGATGAGGTATATGAGCATAAGGATTGA
- a CDS encoding O-acetylhomoserine aminocarboxypropyltransferase/cysteine synthase family protein produces the protein MRFNTSLIHGGIGQKENKGATNVPIYQCNSFQYETARELEEVFSGKKPGFIYTRINNPTVEAFERRIAFLEEGIATVATSSGMAAVALAILNLVKSGDEIVSASGIFGGTYSLFRSFENLGIKTRFAEDSSIESFEKHITEKTKVIFVETIGNPKLDVPNIKQIAELAHEHGIALIVDSTVTTPYLVKPIKLGADVVVHSTSKFINGSGSCIGGIVVASSNMKIDYDRYPLLREYKKYGEFAYIARLRNSLLKDFGACISPFNAFLNTIGLETLGVRMQKICENALCLAKALKENKKVVSVNYPGLEESSYFRVATEQFGGKYGAILTIRVGTKENAFKVIDSLRYVINSTNIGDVRTLVVHPASTIYASFSVEEKESMGVYEDMIRICVGLEDVEDIIEDFYQALEKI, from the coding sequence ATGAGGTTTAATACTTCTTTAATTCATGGAGGTATTGGTCAAAAAGAAAATAAGGGGGCAACTAACGTTCCGATATACCAATGTAATTCTTTCCAATATGAAACTGCACGTGAGTTGGAAGAGGTTTTTTCTGGCAAAAAGCCAGGCTTTATATATACAAGGATTAACAATCCCACAGTTGAAGCGTTTGAAAGAAGAATAGCATTTTTAGAAGAAGGCATTGCTACTGTTGCCACATCATCTGGCATGGCAGCCGTTGCCTTAGCAATATTGAATTTGGTAAAAAGTGGAGATGAAATTGTATCAGCAAGCGGGATTTTTGGTGGCACATATTCATTGTTCAGATCATTTGAAAACCTTGGTATTAAGACAAGATTTGCAGAAGATAGCAGCATTGAGAGCTTTGAAAAGCATATAACAGAGAAAACTAAAGTAATTTTTGTAGAAACAATAGGAAATCCAAAACTGGATGTGCCAAATATCAAACAAATAGCTGAGCTTGCACATGAGCATGGCATTGCACTTATTGTTGATAGCACTGTCACAACACCGTATCTTGTAAAACCCATAAAACTTGGTGCTGATGTAGTTGTTCACTCAACATCAAAGTTTATTAATGGAAGCGGCAGCTGTATTGGCGGAATTGTAGTTGCAAGTAGCAACATGAAAATTGATTATGATAGGTACCCGTTGCTAAGGGAATACAAAAAATATGGAGAATTTGCGTACATTGCACGACTTCGAAATAGCCTACTTAAAGATTTTGGCGCCTGTATATCGCCTTTTAATGCATTTTTAAATACAATCGGGCTTGAAACCCTCGGTGTTCGTATGCAAAAGATTTGCGAGAATGCTCTTTGCCTTGCCAAAGCCCTAAAAGAAAATAAGAAGGTTGTTTCAGTAAATTACCCTGGGCTTGAGGAAAGTAGTTACTTTAGAGTTGCAACAGAACAGTTTGGAGGCAAATATGGAGCAATTTTGACAATACGGGTTGGAACAAAGGAGAATGCCTTTAAAGTGATAGATTCATTGCGATATGTCATAAATTCAACCAATATAGGAGATGTAAGGACACTTGTTGTACATCCAGCTTCAACTATATATGCAAGCTTTTCTGTTGAAGAAAAAGAATCTATGGGTGTTTATGAAGATATGATAAGAATATGTGTTGGCCTTGAGGATGTAGAAGACATAATAGAAGATTTTTACCAGGCACTTGAAAAGATTTAA
- a CDS encoding sulfurtransferase TusA family protein gives MSDIKADVFLDITNLVCPMTFVKAKATMEDMEVGQIIEIRMNEGEPIQNVPRSLKEEGHEILKVINNNDGTYTIFVKKGGQ, from the coding sequence ATGAGTGATATCAAGGCTGATGTTTTTCTGGACATTACTAATCTTGTGTGTCCTATGACATTTGTAAAAGCAAAAGCCACAATGGAGGATATGGAGGTAGGGCAAATCATAGAGATAAGAATGAACGAGGGTGAGCCCATTCAAAATGTCCCAAGAAGCTTAAAAGAAGAAGGACATGAGATTTTGAAGGTGATAAATAACAATGATGGGACATATACAATATTTGTAAAAAAGGGTGGGCAGTAA
- a CDS encoding 4Fe-4S binding protein, producing the protein MKEINYSELKKGGFMRQVQKGYFSMRLRVVGGRLSAEQLKKIYEVANKYGRGYVHLTARQGVEIPFIRLEDIEAVKKELSEAGIEPGACGPRVRTITACQGSSICPNGIIDTTELANECDKRYYAQELPHKFKIGITGCGNNCLKAEENDLGIKGAVKPEWEKSSCTFCGLCQAVCPTKAIQIDEKNKKITIDRDKCTYCGRCVKSCPTNSWKGKPGYLLYFGGMFGNNIALGKQILPILFSKEDVHKVIQATLEFYKKYGKQGERFRNTLERVGWDIFKKELEKAIENERSDFDE; encoded by the coding sequence GTGAAAGAAATAAATTACAGTGAGCTAAAAAAAGGGGGGTTTATGCGACAGGTCCAAAAAGGTTATTTTTCTATGAGGCTAAGAGTAGTTGGCGGAAGACTAAGTGCCGAACAATTAAAAAAAATATACGAGGTTGCAAACAAATATGGTAGAGGATATGTACACCTGACTGCACGACAGGGAGTAGAAATACCATTTATCAGACTGGAGGATATAGAGGCAGTTAAAAAGGAGTTATCAGAAGCGGGCATTGAGCCTGGTGCATGCGGACCAAGAGTAAGGACAATTACTGCTTGCCAAGGCAGTAGCATTTGCCCAAACGGAATTATAGACACAACAGAGCTTGCAAACGAGTGTGACAAGAGATATTATGCCCAGGAACTTCCACACAAATTTAAAATCGGAATAACAGGTTGTGGTAATAATTGCCTTAAAGCTGAAGAAAATGATTTAGGTATAAAAGGAGCAGTAAAACCTGAGTGGGAAAAGAGCAGCTGCACATTTTGTGGACTTTGCCAGGCTGTATGTCCGACTAAAGCAATACAAATAGATGAGAAAAACAAGAAGATTACAATAGATAGAGACAAGTGTACCTATTGCGGAAGGTGTGTAAAGTCGTGCCCCACAAATTCATGGAAAGGCAAGCCAGGCTATCTTCTCTATTTTGGTGGTATGTTTGGAAACAACATAGCGCTTGGAAAACAAATTTTGCCAATACTATTTTCAAAAGAGGATGTTCACAAGGTCATTCAAGCTACACTTGAATTTTACAAAAAATATGGCAAGCAAGGCGAAAGATTCAGAAATACCTTAGAGAGAGTGGGATGGGATATATTTAAAAAAGAGTTGGAAAAAGCAATAGAAAATGAAAGGAGTGATTTTGATGAGTGA
- a CDS encoding M67 family metallopeptidase, whose translation MIILPKTLYEEMLNHCLNSLPMEACGLLGGVIEDEKRIVKKVYLLTNVDQSPEHFSMDPLEQFAAVKDMRKNGWVLLGNFHSHPTTPARPSEEDKRLAFDKSLSYLILSLMDEKNPVLKSFRIYESYVEEEEIQII comes from the coding sequence TTGATAATATTGCCAAAAACATTATATGAGGAGATGTTAAATCATTGTTTGAATTCCTTGCCTATGGAGGCGTGTGGACTTCTGGGTGGAGTTATTGAGGATGAAAAGAGAATTGTCAAGAAAGTTTACTTGCTTACCAATGTAGACCAAAGTCCAGAACATTTTTCAATGGATCCACTTGAACAGTTTGCAGCTGTAAAAGATATGAGAAAAAATGGCTGGGTATTACTTGGCAATTTTCATAGCCATCCAACCACACCCGCAAGGCCATCTGAAGAGGACAAAAGACTTGCTTTTGATAAGAGTTTGAGCTATCTCATATTATCACTCATGGACGAAAAAAATCCTGTTCTGAAATCATTTAGGATATATGAAAGTTATGTAGAAGAGGAAGAAATCCAAATCATTTAA
- a CDS encoding HesA/MoeB/ThiF family protein, with amino-acid sequence MKLTDTQLERYSRHIIMNEVGVKGQQKLLESKVLIIGTGGLGCPAAMFLAAAGVGTIGLVDFDAVELSNLQRQIIHFTPDIGKPKVFSAKEKINQMNPDVEVVTYREMVNSSNIIDIIKDRDYDFIIDGTDNFPAKFLINDACVILKKPFSHAGIIRFDGQTMTYVPEKGPCFRCIFQNPPPPDAVPTCRQAGVLGVMGGIIGTIQATEAIKYLLGIGDLLTGYILIYNALKMEFRKIKINKRESCEVCGKNPTIKELIDYEQPQCDLKG; translated from the coding sequence ATGAAGTTAACAGATACCCAACTTGAAAGATACTCAAGACATATCATCATGAACGAGGTTGGTGTAAAAGGACAGCAAAAACTTTTGGAATCTAAGGTTTTGATCATTGGGACTGGGGGACTTGGCTGTCCTGCTGCAATGTTTTTGGCAGCTGCCGGTGTTGGAACAATCGGGCTTGTCGATTTTGACGCAGTTGAGCTTTCCAATCTTCAAAGACAAATAATACACTTTACACCTGATATAGGCAAGCCAAAGGTGTTTTCTGCAAAGGAAAAGATAAACCAAATGAATCCTGATGTGGAGGTAGTAACTTATCGTGAAATGGTAAATTCAAGCAATATTATAGACATCATCAAAGATAGAGATTATGATTTTATAATCGACGGCACAGACAACTTTCCAGCTAAATTTTTGATAAACGATGCCTGTGTAATACTAAAAAAACCATTTTCACATGCAGGTATCATAAGATTTGATGGGCAAACCATGACTTATGTGCCAGAGAAAGGGCCGTGCTTTAGATGTATCTTTCAAAACCCACCACCACCTGATGCAGTTCCAACTTGCAGACAGGCAGGAGTTTTAGGTGTGATGGGTGGAATAATTGGGACAATCCAGGCAACAGAAGCAATTAAATATTTGCTTGGAATTGGTGACCTGCTAACAGGATATATCTTAATTTACAACGCTTTGAAGATGGAATTTAGAAAAATAAAGATAAACAAGAGAGAAAGCTGTGAGGTATGTGGTAAAAATCCAACAATAAAAGAATTAATCGACTATGAACAGCCTCAGTGTGATTTAAAAGGTTAA
- the thiS gene encoding sulfur carrier protein ThiS produces MKIKANGNEVQIEREMTIFELLDVLDVSMKEYVTVQINGQIIPRSEYDKVTVKDGDEVEFLYFMGGGQL; encoded by the coding sequence ATGAAAATCAAAGCAAATGGAAATGAAGTACAAATTGAAAGAGAGATGACAATCTTTGAATTGTTAGATGTTTTGGATGTCTCAATGAAAGAATATGTAACAGTGCAAATTAACGGCCAAATTATCCCCAGAAGTGAATATGATAAGGTTACAGTAAAAGATGGCGATGAGGTTGAGTTTTTATATTTCATGGGAGGTGGACAATTATGA